The Thioalkalivibrio sulfidiphilus HL-EbGr7 genome includes the window CATGACCACCACGTCCACCGGGGCCAGGTGTTGTCTGTGCTGCCTGAATGTTTCCCGCACCAGGCGCTTGATGCGTTGCCGGTCCACGGCGCGCCGGGCGCATTTCTTGGAGATGGCCAGCCCGAGGCGGGCGCTGTCTCCATCGTTGTCCCGCACCAGCAGGGTGAAACCTGCGTCGCTGAGCTTGCGCGCGTCGCCGAAGACCTGCTTGTACTGCTCAGGTCG containing:
- the rnpA gene encoding ribonuclease P protein component, whose translation is MAVDQGFPRSVRLTRPEQYKQVFGDARKLSDAGFTLLVRDNDGDSARLGLAISKKCARRAVDRQRIKRLVRETFRQHRQHLAPVDVVVMCRPAVTGWDNARIRASLERFWARLSTPCANP